The following coding sequences lie in one Frigoribacterium sp. SL97 genomic window:
- a CDS encoding glycosyltransferase family 2 protein, producing MSRTMRVRDSDAENRPDTGAPDTGPALDVAPRSRSELRRLAHHDEERGSRARPTTRITSDHHASVVSRTEGRAHSPFMVLLVLACTMGILLYGQFLLNPANRGDLLPYVAVIIAEAVLVLQALLAMWTILSGGQNPRDFDFHSTQDTLYDEDAIDRLGVRDQPHLWPIVVDGKTVVVDVFVTVYGEELSKIAMTVQAAVAMQGAHRTWVLDDGRSDEVKDLTARLGARYIRRLTSHGAKAGNVNYALSVAKGDYFAIFDADFVPKPMFLHETVPFFIDEKVAFVQTPQSYGNLVSIVSRGAGYMQAVFYRYIQPGRNRFNAAFCVGTNVIFRRAAIDEVGGIDTDSKSEDVWTSLFLHEAGWRSIYIPMTLAIGDAPETIEAYSKQQLRWATGGFEILFRHNPLSPRRTLTMDQRFQYTLTATHYLTGIAPLLLIMVPPMEIFFDLRPMNLHISVLQWLLFYSGFYLLQIALAFFTLGSFRWEVLMLASVSFPIYVKALWNVLSGKDTAWHVTGGGKASSPFNVLVPQVLFWLFLSLTSLVAIWRDWDNRVLTLATVWNLINTAVLSAFLLAALREAGAIKRAARSGSSARTTVAGPITTGPVATQTLRTQVARPLPRSHDEFLELSSEQRLEQRRRDDERRHLLEARLAVADDQHAHEAQHGDEASHTQHAGPVSGPDRHDTNDREKVVS from the coding sequence GCGTCCGCGACAGCGACGCCGAAAACCGACCCGACACCGGTGCACCCGACACCGGCCCCGCCCTCGACGTGGCACCTCGCTCGCGCAGCGAACTGAGGCGCCTGGCACACCACGACGAGGAGCGGGGATCGCGGGCACGCCCCACGACGCGCATCACGAGCGACCACCACGCGTCGGTCGTCTCGCGCACCGAGGGGCGTGCCCACTCACCCTTCATGGTGCTGCTCGTGCTCGCCTGCACCATGGGCATCCTGCTTTACGGGCAGTTCCTGCTGAACCCCGCCAACCGCGGTGACCTGCTGCCCTACGTCGCGGTGATCATCGCCGAGGCCGTCCTGGTGCTGCAGGCCCTCCTGGCCATGTGGACGATCCTCTCGGGCGGTCAGAACCCCCGGGACTTCGACTTCCACTCGACGCAGGACACGCTCTACGACGAGGACGCGATCGACCGGCTCGGCGTCCGCGACCAGCCGCACCTGTGGCCGATCGTCGTCGACGGGAAGACCGTCGTCGTCGACGTCTTCGTCACGGTCTACGGCGAAGAACTGTCGAAGATCGCGATGACGGTCCAGGCCGCCGTCGCGATGCAGGGCGCGCACCGCACCTGGGTGCTGGACGACGGTCGGAGCGACGAGGTCAAGGACCTCACCGCGAGGCTCGGCGCCCGGTACATCCGCCGGCTGACCAGCCACGGCGCCAAGGCGGGCAACGTCAACTACGCCCTGTCGGTGGCCAAGGGCGACTACTTCGCCATCTTCGACGCGGACTTCGTGCCCAAGCCGATGTTCCTGCACGAGACCGTGCCGTTCTTCATCGACGAGAAGGTCGCCTTCGTCCAGACCCCGCAGTCGTACGGCAACCTCGTGAGCATCGTCAGCCGCGGCGCCGGCTACATGCAGGCCGTCTTCTACCGGTACATCCAGCCCGGCCGCAACCGGTTCAACGCCGCGTTCTGCGTCGGCACCAACGTCATCTTCCGCCGTGCGGCGATCGACGAGGTCGGCGGCATCGACACCGACTCGAAGTCCGAGGACGTCTGGACGAGCCTGTTCCTGCACGAGGCCGGGTGGCGCTCGATCTACATCCCGATGACGCTCGCGATCGGCGACGCCCCCGAGACCATCGAGGCGTACAGCAAGCAGCAGCTGCGCTGGGCGACCGGCGGCTTCGAGATCCTCTTCCGGCACAACCCGCTGAGCCCCCGCCGCACCCTGACGATGGACCAGCGCTTCCAGTACACGCTGACGGCCACCCACTACCTGACGGGCATCGCCCCGCTGCTGCTGATCATGGTGCCGCCGATGGAGATCTTCTTCGACCTGCGCCCCATGAACCTGCACATCTCGGTGCTGCAGTGGCTGCTCTTCTACTCGGGCTTCTACCTGCTGCAGATCGCGCTCGCCTTCTTCACGCTCGGGTCGTTCCGCTGGGAGGTGCTGATGCTCGCGTCGGTGTCGTTCCCGATCTACGTCAAGGCGTTGTGGAACGTGCTGAGCGGCAAGGACACGGCCTGGCACGTGACCGGCGGAGGCAAGGCGTCGAGTCCGTTCAACGTGCTCGTGCCCCAGGTGCTGTTCTGGCTCTTCCTGTCGCTGACCTCGCTCGTCGCGATCTGGCGGGACTGGGACAACCGGGTGCTCACGCTCGCCACGGTCTGGAACCTGATCAACACCGCCGTGCTCTCGGCCTTCCTGCTCGCGGCCCTGCGTGAGGCCGGAGCCATCAAGCGTGCCGCCCGCTCGGGGTCGAGCGCTCGCACGACCGTCGCCGGTCCGATCACGACCGGGCCCGTGGCGACTCAGACCCTCCGCACCCAGGTCGCCCGGCCCCTGCCCCGGAGCCACGACGAGTTCCTCGAGCTGTCGTCCGAGCAGCGACTCGAGCAGCGCCGACGCGACGACGAGCGGCGTCACCTGCTCGAGGCCCGACTGGCCGTGGCCGACGACCAGCACGCCCACGAGGCGCAGCACGGCGACGAGGCGTCGCACACACAGCACGCGGGACCGGTGTCCGGACCCGACCGACACGACACGAACGACCGAGAGAAGGTGGTCTCATGA
- a CDS encoding glycosyl hydrolase translates to MTWGNRIKMTVGILVVLALVAVFTVIFTQRQAQVISTSAAIASQDFSVGTDYSGTVTSTDAEVGDRVKKGDVLFSLQSPSLQKDLADDVVVPDTDAYTVDDDGTITFMATVDGTLSQLDVREGGFLGSGTSVATIEKAGTLFVDADFTLTPRDYERIQDGATVDVMLAQPAGRRGQRRPGQRADQGRRGRGHRPRGQRPAERGGLQRPRRERHAGRGDHAPPRRRHPRRARGHHAGLPAPDRGLTIPGARRKTTGRSGRRDRSGSPIASGPARHPREARVEIRPAPRLPTLRRVLAGVALGTAGVLVLAGCTGGSDTDADTTGRPDAGGDVFPASQVDPLVAALPQESVGTVPTMRLADGLVPPTNTWFSGLVFGDEPTPVFPFPISFQLTQAGFAAGLPVPVASEKAIVSPALPDVTLDVQASATEISAYDDVSVTVAHLDGDAVLGHTTVAEGSPVVSYTAATAQTDTLGTAVTTVGDGRGTFTVGSTTWGVAVTDGGLDGTAVRLDEGGSVVLVPLPDGATDEQVRTVLDAAASPLTSVTTAHRASGSGSSAVSTTELGYETAAGGDTLLVPAPHMGDAATGGGTGLGYDTIYGTVPLSIGSTLAFDAPVTTASTGLDLSGLSDDQRTQLEDQVEVDVARTAETPVDTYYGGKALYRSAMLLQLARQLGDDASAETLRTSVVDRLDRWTDPSGCETREQECFVYDPAVKGVVGKAASFGSDEFNDHYFHYGYFLYAAGVVAADDPELAERWRPVMDLLAADIASGADNGSFPDRRAFDPYWSHSWASGYSPFADGNNQESSSEAVNAYAGLSLWAAATGDDALGDEASWMLSGEASSALAYWLAPDLTGPTSAGYGHAIVSLTWGGKRDYGTWFSAEPSAIAGIQLIPLSPTSVSYLTSSAGGGARQIARVVDEASASGFDRPLGDYVLMYSALEGPDQAAAALTALADLPETGIDDGNSRAYAMAYVMTAGAR, encoded by the coding sequence ATGACCTGGGGCAACAGGATCAAGATGACCGTCGGCATCCTGGTGGTGCTCGCCCTCGTGGCCGTCTTCACCGTCATCTTCACGCAGCGGCAGGCCCAGGTCATCAGCACCAGTGCCGCCATCGCCAGCCAGGACTTCTCCGTCGGCACCGACTACAGCGGCACGGTCACCTCGACCGACGCCGAGGTCGGCGACCGGGTGAAGAAGGGCGACGTGCTCTTCTCGCTGCAGAGCCCCTCGCTGCAGAAGGACCTCGCGGACGACGTCGTCGTCCCCGACACGGACGCCTACACGGTGGACGACGACGGCACCATCACCTTCATGGCCACCGTCGACGGCACGCTGTCGCAGCTCGACGTCCGCGAGGGCGGGTTCCTCGGCTCGGGAACGTCCGTCGCGACCATCGAGAAGGCCGGCACGCTCTTCGTGGACGCCGACTTCACGCTCACTCCCCGCGACTACGAGCGCATCCAGGACGGCGCGACCGTCGACGTGATGCTGGCCCAACCAGCAGGTCGTCGAGGGCAGCGTCGACCTGGTCAGCGTGCAGACCAAGGACGGCGCGGCCGCGGCCACCGTCCGCGTGGTCAGCGACCAGCTGAGCGAGGGGGCCTACAACGGCCTCGTCGCGAGCGGCACGCCGGTCGAGGCGACCATGCACCTCCGCGACGACGGCATCCTCGCCGGGCCCGTGGACACCATGCAGGACTTCCTGCGCCAGATCGGGGTCTGACGATCCCCGGCGCACGGAGAAAGACGACGGGTCGGTCCGGCCGACGGGATCGTTCGGGATCACCGATCGCTTCCGGGCCGGCTCGTCACCCCCGGGAGGCGCGGGTCGAGATCCGACCCGCCCCGCGCCTCCCGACCCTCCGCCGGGTCCTCGCCGGCGTCGCCCTCGGCACGGCCGGCGTGCTCGTGCTGGCCGGCTGCACCGGCGGCTCGGACACGGACGCCGACACCACGGGCCGCCCCGACGCCGGAGGCGACGTGTTCCCCGCCTCGCAGGTCGACCCCCTGGTCGCCGCCCTGCCCCAGGAGTCGGTCGGCACCGTCCCGACCATGCGCCTCGCCGACGGCCTCGTCCCGCCCACCAACACCTGGTTCTCGGGGCTGGTCTTCGGTGACGAGCCGACGCCCGTGTTCCCGTTCCCGATCTCGTTCCAGCTGACGCAGGCCGGCTTCGCCGCGGGACTCCCGGTGCCGGTGGCCTCCGAGAAGGCGATCGTCTCGCCCGCCCTGCCCGACGTCACCCTCGACGTCCAGGCCTCGGCGACCGAGATCAGCGCCTACGACGACGTCTCGGTGACGGTCGCGCACCTCGACGGCGACGCGGTGCTCGGTCACACGACCGTCGCCGAGGGCTCGCCGGTCGTCTCGTACACCGCCGCGACCGCGCAGACCGACACCCTCGGGACTGCCGTCACGACCGTCGGCGACGGGCGCGGCACGTTCACCGTCGGCAGCACGACGTGGGGCGTCGCCGTGACGGACGGCGGCCTCGACGGCACGGCGGTCCGGCTCGACGAGGGCGGCTCGGTCGTCCTCGTGCCGCTGCCCGACGGGGCCACCGACGAGCAGGTGCGGACGGTGCTCGACGCGGCCGCCTCGCCGCTGACGTCGGTGACCACCGCGCACCGCGCCTCCGGGTCCGGGTCGTCGGCGGTGTCGACCACCGAGCTCGGCTACGAGACGGCGGCCGGGGGAGACACCCTGCTCGTCCCGGCCCCGCACATGGGCGACGCGGCGACGGGTGGCGGCACCGGGCTGGGCTACGACACGATCTACGGCACCGTCCCGTTGTCGATCGGCTCGACGCTGGCGTTCGACGCACCGGTCACCACGGCCTCGACCGGGCTCGACCTCTCGGGGCTGAGCGACGACCAGAGGACGCAGCTCGAGGACCAGGTCGAGGTCGACGTCGCCCGCACGGCGGAGACGCCGGTCGACACCTATTACGGCGGCAAGGCGCTCTACCGGTCGGCGATGCTCCTGCAGCTCGCCCGGCAGCTCGGGGACGACGCGTCGGCCGAGACCCTCCGCACGTCGGTCGTCGACCGACTCGACCGGTGGACCGACCCCTCGGGCTGCGAGACGCGCGAGCAGGAGTGCTTCGTCTACGACCCCGCCGTGAAGGGCGTCGTCGGCAAGGCGGCGTCGTTCGGCTCGGACGAGTTCAACGACCACTACTTCCACTACGGCTACTTCCTCTACGCCGCCGGCGTCGTCGCGGCCGACGACCCCGAACTGGCCGAGCGCTGGCGTCCGGTCATGGACCTGCTCGCCGCCGACATCGCCTCGGGCGCCGACAACGGGTCGTTCCCCGACCGGCGCGCCTTCGACCCCTACTGGTCGCACAGCTGGGCCTCGGGCTACTCGCCGTTCGCCGACGGGAACAACCAGGAGTCGTCGTCCGAGGCGGTCAACGCGTACGCGGGCCTGTCGCTCTGGGCCGCGGCCACGGGTGACGACGCGCTCGGCGACGAGGCGTCGTGGATGCTCAGCGGCGAGGCCTCGTCGGCGTTGGCCTACTGGCTCGCCCCCGACCTGACCGGCCCGACGTCCGCCGGCTACGGACACGCGATCGTCTCGCTGACCTGGGGTGGCAAGCGCGACTACGGCACCTGGTTCTCGGCCGAGCCGTCGGCGATCGCCGGCATCCAGTTGATCCCGCTGAGCCCGACCTCGGTGTCGTACCTGACGTCGTCGGCGGGCGGAGGCGCCCGGCAGATCGCGCGCGTGGTCGACGAGGCGAGCGCCTCGGGCTTCGACCGGCCGCTCGGCGACTACGTGCTGATGTACTCGGCCCTCGAGGGGCCCGACCAGGCCGCGGCGGCCCTGACGGCACTGGCCGACCTGCCCGAGACGGGCATCGACGACGGCAACTCGCGGGCCTACGCGATGGCCTACGTGATGACCGCCGGGGCGCGGTAG
- a CDS encoding PQQ-binding-like beta-propeller repeat protein, with product MTDDARPSDQPFARARRRGAAVWHRASRPRRLALVAAAVVAAAALVTTAGLVEAPRYSSAAALDGVVGDDLRHEPVPGSWTLTPADVGVPADQGRCLLWQAEPAVGPDRLDGDVLVSAGGAAGDDGRGTSAATDVGADCRFDGGFGSTAQAVSRLARVDPVDGTVRWWVDLGTELDAGSGFVQVWPADGATDTALVSTLGFGGDGFASSYARLDLGTGELTDVTTSPNGRARLTDATASWALVSSDPQFSYQDSRVYYDAEPGTGEFSLYAADDLDTPVWTGETTGSQDEALTPDGLLVLDGGTITAVDGRTGETHDWGPDLPTATTLVVDGDLVVVGLDPAIPTSTDDTDGTVVALSLDGRELWRHGFRQDRGVQATGDCLVFSTTPGVVCVDRRTGAELWTTPPRDRRHGLARVTTDPAGDRGSLVFAQTCEPGGAGAVSGDLTSDEAAQRTVRLLDAASGHELARAVVPGESQIALVGRTTGYATTASSGRTSTVTAFDLSDGRRLWQLDTERDQLGFWGGTLVANHPDGSVQRLVDPVRLVEPVRLVG from the coding sequence GTGACGGACGACGCCCGACCGAGCGACCAGCCGTTCGCGCGCGCCCGCCGCCGCGGGGCCGCCGTCTGGCACCGCGCCTCCCGCCCTCGCCGTCTCGCCCTCGTGGCCGCCGCGGTGGTCGCCGCCGCGGCGCTCGTGACCACCGCCGGCCTGGTCGAGGCACCGCGGTACTCGTCGGCCGCCGCGCTCGACGGCGTCGTCGGCGACGACCTGCGGCACGAGCCCGTCCCCGGGTCGTGGACGCTGACGCCCGCCGACGTCGGCGTGCCGGCGGACCAGGGTCGGTGCCTGCTCTGGCAGGCGGAGCCCGCGGTGGGCCCCGACCGGCTCGACGGCGACGTCCTCGTCAGCGCCGGCGGTGCCGCGGGCGACGACGGCAGGGGCACGAGCGCCGCCACGGACGTCGGCGCCGACTGCCGCTTCGACGGCGGCTTCGGCAGCACCGCGCAGGCCGTCAGCCGGCTCGCCCGGGTCGACCCCGTCGACGGCACCGTCCGCTGGTGGGTCGACCTCGGCACCGAGCTCGACGCCGGCAGCGGCTTCGTCCAGGTCTGGCCCGCCGACGGCGCCACCGACACGGCCCTCGTCTCGACGCTGGGCTTCGGCGGGGACGGGTTCGCCTCGTCGTACGCCCGCCTCGACCTCGGGACCGGCGAACTGACCGACGTGACCACCTCGCCGAACGGGCGTGCGCGCCTGACCGACGCCACCGCCTCCTGGGCCCTCGTCTCGAGCGACCCGCAGTTCTCGTACCAGGACTCCCGCGTCTACTACGACGCGGAGCCCGGCACGGGCGAGTTCTCGCTCTACGCCGCCGACGACCTCGACACCCCCGTGTGGACGGGCGAGACCACCGGCAGCCAGGACGAGGCCCTGACCCCCGACGGTCTGCTCGTCCTCGACGGCGGGACCATCACCGCGGTCGACGGACGCACCGGCGAGACGCACGACTGGGGGCCCGACCTGCCGACCGCCACGACCCTCGTCGTCGACGGCGACCTCGTCGTCGTGGGCCTCGACCCGGCGATCCCCACCTCGACCGACGACACGGACGGCACGGTGGTGGCGCTCTCGCTCGACGGGCGCGAACTCTGGCGGCACGGCTTCCGCCAGGACCGCGGGGTGCAGGCGACCGGCGACTGCCTCGTCTTCTCGACCACGCCCGGGGTCGTCTGCGTCGACCGCCGCACGGGCGCCGAGCTCTGGACGACCCCGCCCCGCGACCGCCGCCACGGGCTCGCGCGGGTGACCACCGACCCGGCCGGCGACCGGGGGTCGCTCGTCTTCGCCCAGACCTGCGAACCAGGAGGCGCGGGGGCGGTGTCCGGCGACCTCACGTCGGACGAGGCGGCCCAGCGCACCGTCCGCCTGCTCGACGCGGCGTCGGGCCACGAGCTGGCCCGGGCGGTGGTGCCGGGCGAGTCCCAGATCGCGCTCGTCGGCCGCACGACCGGCTACGCCACGACCGCCTCGAGCGGTCGCACCTCGACCGTCACGGCCTTCGACCTGTCCGACGGCCGCCGCCTCTGGCAGCTCGACACCGAGCGCGACCAGCTCGGCTTCTGGGGCGGCACGCTCGTCGCGAACCACCCCGACGGCAGCGTGCAACGCCTCGTCGACCCGGTGCGCCTGGTCGAACCGGTGCGCCTCGTCGGCTGA
- a CDS encoding GNAT family N-acetyltransferase produces the protein MSSRGAVHELRCAVPADVEACLAVWVAACAARDGRAFDGVAERARPKFGAGVVWLVADAPVVDGPDVDGPRGVDGFVLATRPGSGLPGDPEDAPVVGLLATRPGAQARGLGRALLREATRQLGALGHHRVALHALLDNVAAVGLYESEGWVAAGDPFEHSLLKRPTQRFDRLL, from the coding sequence GTGTCTAGTCGCGGTGCCGTGCACGAACTGCGGTGTGCTGTGCCGGCCGACGTCGAGGCGTGCCTGGCCGTCTGGGTCGCGGCGTGTGCTGCACGCGACGGGCGAGCGTTCGATGGGGTCGCCGAGCGGGCCCGGCCGAAGTTCGGCGCGGGCGTCGTCTGGCTGGTCGCGGACGCGCCCGTCGTGGACGGGCCCGACGTGGACGGGCCTCGTGGCGTCGACGGGTTCGTGCTCGCGACGCGGCCCGGCAGCGGTTTGCCGGGCGACCCCGAGGACGCCCCCGTCGTCGGCCTGCTGGCTACCAGGCCCGGCGCCCAGGCGCGCGGGCTGGGGCGTGCCCTCTTGAGGGAGGCGACCCGCCAGCTCGGCGCGCTCGGCCACCACCGCGTCGCCTTGCACGCGCTCCTCGACAACGTCGCCGCGGTCGGGCTCTACGAGAGCGAGGGGTGGGTGGCCGCGGGCGACCCGTTCGAGCACTCGCTGCTGAAGCGGCCCACGCAGCGGTTCGACCGGCTGCTCTGA
- a CDS encoding PQQ-binding-like beta-propeller repeat protein translates to MDGRPWQPTRPERPAAAREARAGSPATPASATGHPDEHAADVDARDGYDGVEATGAGRRAGRPPLQAVGRRTGRALRRGWSRASRARRLGLTVGAVAVVTALVAGAGLAMQPRYDEPVRPTMLVDDLRSEPTATVWRTDLAGAATPGMPSGCAYYAFAGMVGDDALVTAQSAEQSDRCGGAGGRLARVDGDTGDVVWSANVATALGRAVRSVRVTPDADGRTATLVVEVDAGSTLARLDLRTGEVTDWSSAVESSDPDQVTRIEEVSTTTVLVSHQPRTRFGPDGSGPTTDEGDVTGYELRALDAPDAVSWRADEPSQATVRLVDDEFYVLTTAGDGSRVIDAATGDVHRLPIDDDTYGWPEAAGDHVVVTLAAPSGQQLVAFSQDRPGTVDWSADLSGDASLIVSDRCVTVTAPVVSGDPVVAGPRGSDDSGDTADAGDTADADGPVGRSAVTCLSPSTGETVWSTTVPVARGQTVQSGWNPSPSSAFDDVQVTVSPSSDFGDETSTVTTFDAHDGRVVFEATLPGYSAPLAQGRTTVYQQTFGVDGRLAIVALDRSSGRELWRTSRDDVLTYEFWGQHLVVVTQDGVVRRLADPTAVADR, encoded by the coding sequence GTGGACGGACGACCGTGGCAGCCGACGCGTCCCGAGCGCCCGGCGGCAGCCCGGGAGGCGCGGGCCGGCTCCCCGGCGACGCCCGCCTCCGCGACCGGTCACCCCGACGAGCACGCAGCCGACGTCGATGCTCGCGACGGGTACGACGGGGTGGAGGCCACCGGAGCAGGACGGCGCGCGGGGCGACCCCCGCTGCAGGCGGTCGGACGCCGGACGGGTCGTGCGCTGCGCCGGGGGTGGAGCCGCGCCTCCCGGGCTCGCCGCCTCGGGCTGACGGTCGGCGCCGTCGCCGTGGTGACCGCGCTCGTCGCCGGCGCGGGCCTCGCGATGCAACCGCGGTACGACGAGCCGGTGCGCCCCACGATGCTCGTCGACGACCTGCGGTCCGAGCCCACGGCGACCGTCTGGCGGACCGACCTGGCCGGTGCGGCCACGCCCGGCATGCCCTCGGGGTGCGCCTACTACGCGTTCGCCGGGATGGTCGGTGACGACGCGCTCGTCACCGCCCAGTCGGCCGAGCAGTCCGACCGCTGCGGGGGTGCCGGAGGGCGCCTGGCCCGGGTCGACGGCGACACCGGTGACGTGGTGTGGAGCGCGAACGTGGCCACGGCCCTGGGGCGGGCCGTGCGGTCGGTCCGGGTGACGCCGGACGCCGACGGACGCACCGCCACCCTGGTCGTCGAGGTCGACGCGGGTTCGACCCTGGCCCGGCTGGACCTGCGGACGGGCGAGGTCACCGACTGGTCGTCTGCGGTCGAGTCGTCAGATCCCGACCAGGTGACGCGCATCGAGGAGGTCTCGACGACGACCGTCCTCGTCTCGCACCAGCCCCGGACGAGGTTCGGGCCCGACGGCTCGGGGCCGACCACCGACGAGGGCGACGTGACGGGGTACGAGCTCCGTGCCCTCGACGCCCCCGACGCCGTGTCGTGGCGAGCCGACGAACCGTCGCAGGCCACCGTGAGGCTCGTCGACGACGAGTTCTACGTGCTGACGACGGCCGGCGACGGATCACGGGTGATCGACGCCGCCACCGGTGACGTGCACCGCCTGCCGATCGACGACGACACCTACGGCTGGCCCGAGGCGGCCGGCGACCACGTCGTCGTGACGCTCGCCGCCCCCTCCGGGCAGCAGCTGGTCGCCTTCTCGCAGGACCGGCCGGGCACCGTGGACTGGTCCGCCGACCTGTCGGGCGACGCCTCGCTGATCGTGTCGGACCGGTGCGTCACGGTCACGGCCCCCGTCGTGAGCGGCGACCCGGTGGTCGCCGGGCCGAGGGGCTCCGACGACTCGGGCGACACCGCCGACGCGGGCGACACCGCCGACGCGGACGGACCCGTGGGTCGGAGCGCGGTCACCTGCCTGTCGCCCTCGACCGGCGAGACCGTGTGGTCGACCACGGTCCCGGTCGCCCGCGGACAGACGGTGCAGTCGGGGTGGAACCCCTCGCCGAGCTCCGCCTTCGACGACGTGCAGGTCACCGTCTCACCGTCCAGCGACTTCGGCGACGAGACCTCGACCGTGACGACGTTCGACGCCCACGACGGGCGCGTGGTCTTCGAGGCGACCCTGCCGGGGTACTCGGCACCCCTCGCCCAGGGCCGCACGACCGTCTACCAGCAGACCTTCGGGGTCGACGGGCGTCTGGCGATCGTCGCCCTCGACCGGTCGAGCGGCCGCGAGCTCTGGCGGACGTCGCGTGACGACGTGCTGACGTACGAGTTCTGGGGGCAGCACCTGGTCGTCGTGACCCAGGACGGCGTCGTCCGACGCCTGGCCGATCCGACGGCGGTGGCCGACCGCTGA
- a CDS encoding APC family permease, translated as MSTVPKARGLSTLWRTKSVESSLADSTGPENGLKRSLGVTDLTLMGIAVAVGAGIFSVGANAAANFAGPGVTLSFILAAVTCGLAIMCYAEFASTIPVAGSAYTFTYATLGEFLAWIIGWDLILETLTGAAVLAKYWGIYLSTVFSGFGLDVPDTLSIGPLELSWAPFVIVAFFTVLLVLGTQLSSRVGSVFTVIKVAIVLFVIVVGFFFVKSSNYTPFVPASQPRPAGEGDVWTQSLFSFVSGAEPAQYGVFGLLAGASLVFFAFIGFDVVATSAEEVKNPQKTMPRGIFLGLAIVTVLYVMVSIVLTGMVSYRDLAAVEAPTLATAFDLVGVGWAAQVIAIGALIGLTTVIMVLLLGLARIVFSMARDGLLPRWLAKTSAVRKTPVRVQVIAGVLVALIAGFTDVGVLEEMINIGTLSAFVLVSIGVIVLRRTRPDLPRAFRVPLSPVLPILSAVLCVWLMFNLTTLTWARFAVWLVIGVVVYFAYGRRHSRVGLGEDAAAPAPAVDAGGRPN; from the coding sequence ATGAGCACCGTCCCCAAGGCCCGGGGTCTCAGCACCCTGTGGCGCACGAAGTCGGTCGAGTCGTCGCTCGCCGACTCGACGGGGCCCGAGAACGGGCTGAAGCGCTCGCTCGGCGTCACCGACCTGACCCTCATGGGCATCGCCGTCGCCGTCGGGGCCGGCATCTTCTCGGTGGGCGCCAACGCCGCCGCGAACTTCGCGGGCCCGGGCGTGACGCTGTCGTTCATCCTCGCGGCCGTCACCTGCGGCCTGGCGATCATGTGTTACGCCGAGTTCGCCTCGACCATCCCCGTCGCGGGCAGCGCGTACACCTTCACCTACGCCACCCTCGGCGAGTTCCTGGCCTGGATCATCGGGTGGGACCTCATCCTCGAGACCCTCACCGGCGCGGCCGTGCTGGCCAAGTACTGGGGCATCTACCTCAGCACCGTGTTCTCCGGCTTCGGTCTCGACGTGCCCGACACCCTGTCGATCGGGCCGCTCGAGCTGAGCTGGGCGCCGTTCGTCATCGTCGCGTTCTTCACCGTGCTGCTCGTCCTGGGCACGCAGCTCAGCTCGCGCGTCGGCAGCGTCTTCACCGTGATCAAGGTCGCGATCGTGCTGTTCGTCATCGTCGTCGGCTTCTTCTTCGTCAAGTCGTCGAACTACACGCCCTTCGTCCCGGCGTCGCAGCCCCGCCCGGCCGGCGAGGGAGACGTCTGGACGCAGTCCCTCTTCTCGTTCGTCTCGGGTGCCGAGCCCGCGCAGTACGGCGTCTTCGGCCTGCTCGCCGGCGCCTCGCTCGTCTTCTTCGCCTTCATCGGGTTCGACGTCGTCGCGACCAGCGCCGAAGAGGTCAAGAACCCGCAGAAGACGATGCCCCGCGGCATCTTCCTGGGCCTGGCCATCGTCACCGTGCTCTACGTCATGGTGTCGATCGTGCTCACCGGCATGGTGTCGTACCGCGACCTCGCCGCCGTCGAGGCCCCGACCCTGGCCACGGCCTTCGACCTGGTCGGCGTCGGCTGGGCCGCCCAGGTCATCGCCATCGGAGCCCTCATCGGCCTGACGACGGTCATCATGGTGCTGCTGCTCGGCCTCGCCCGCATCGTCTTCTCGATGGCACGCGACGGCCTGCTGCCCCGCTGGCTCGCGAAGACCTCGGCCGTCCGCAAGACGCCCGTGCGCGTCCAGGTCATCGCCGGTGTGCTCGTCGCCCTGATCGCCGGGTTCACCGACGTCGGCGTCCTGGAGGAGATGATCAACATCGGCACGCTGTCGGCCTTCGTGCTGGTCAGCATCGGCGTCATCGTGCTGCGGCGCACGCGGCCCGACCTGCCGCGCGCGTTCCGGGTGCCGCTGTCGCCCGTGCTGCCGATCCTGTCGGCGGTGCTCTGCGTCTGGCTGATGTTCAACCTGACCACGCTCACCTGGGCACGGTTCGCCGTCTGGCTCGTGATCGGCGTCGTCGTGTACTTCGCCTACGGGCGTCGGCACTCGCGGGTGGGTCTCGGGGAGGACGCCGCCGCCCCGGCACCCGCCGTCGACGCCGGTGGCCGTCCGAACTGA